In one Parageobacillus genomosp. 1 genomic region, the following are encoded:
- a CDS encoding post-transcriptional regulator, translated as MEKQKELRELLMPALQCKYDEFRLLGYKQVTMEQIWECLVQKKWKNGEERKVYELVNDILSLQIGEYMSFITMRSYKEQRLAGDDDLEAVLKELL; from the coding sequence ATGGAAAAACAAAAGGAATTGCGTGAACTGCTGATGCCGGCGCTGCAATGCAAATATGACGAATTTCGCCTTCTTGGCTATAAGCAAGTGACCATGGAACAAATATGGGAGTGTTTGGTGCAAAAGAAGTGGAAAAATGGGGAAGAAAGAAAAGTATATGAGCTTGTCAATGATATTTTATCACTGCAAATTGGCGAATATATGTCATTTATTACGATGCGATCCTATAAAGAACAGCGTTTGGCGGGGGATGATGATTTAGAGGCGGTGTTGAAAGAATTATTATAG